One window of the Mycobacterium sp. SVM_VP21 genome contains the following:
- a CDS encoding MFS transporter has product MRVNRTLAISAGSLAVLLGALDTYVVVTIMRDIMAPQPAGVGIPINKIQQLTPIITCYLLGYIAAMPLLGRASDRFGRKLLLQVSLATFAIGSVVTALSTDLSMLVVGRTIQGVAAGALLPVTFALGADLWAQRRRSAVLGWIAGAQELGSVLGPLYGIFIVWALTSWRDVFWINVPLTVLAMVLIHVSLPPQSQDAARERVDVVGGLLLAVILGLLTIGLYNPDPSAKQALPNHGAAYLLFAAIALVAFVVWEIKSPTKLLDPAGARIGPFLAALGSSLCAGAALMVTLVDVELFGQGVLGKTQNEAAMLLLWFLAALPVGAVVGGAIATAVGDRLVTFVGLLIAAGGYWLISKWPVDLMAYHHDVLGLSLPAAHTDQVLAGFGLGLVIGPLTSAVMRVVPPREHGIAAAGVVVARMTGMLIGMAALSAWGLYRFNQILAGLPKMPGGSLAEKMAATAANSKLAFAMMYGEIFGITAIICVVGAVLGLFIGSNDVHADDPEVPEPEAAISR; this is encoded by the coding sequence ATGCGGGTCAACCGCACACTCGCGATCAGCGCGGGAAGCCTCGCCGTCCTGCTCGGGGCACTCGACACCTATGTCGTGGTCACGATCATGCGCGACATCATGGCTCCGCAGCCGGCGGGTGTCGGCATCCCGATCAACAAGATCCAGCAGCTCACCCCAATCATCACCTGTTACCTGCTCGGCTACATCGCTGCGATGCCGCTGCTGGGTCGGGCCTCCGACCGATTCGGCCGCAAACTGCTGCTGCAGGTCAGCCTGGCCACATTCGCCATCGGATCGGTGGTGACGGCACTGTCGACGGACCTGTCGATGCTGGTGGTCGGCCGCACCATCCAGGGCGTCGCAGCCGGGGCACTGTTGCCGGTGACGTTCGCCCTCGGTGCTGACCTGTGGGCACAGCGCCGCCGGTCGGCGGTGTTGGGCTGGATCGCCGGCGCCCAGGAACTGGGCAGTGTGCTGGGTCCGCTGTACGGCATCTTCATCGTCTGGGCGCTGACCAGCTGGCGAGACGTGTTCTGGATCAACGTACCGCTGACCGTGCTGGCCATGGTGTTGATCCACGTCAGTCTCCCCCCGCAATCTCAGGACGCCGCACGGGAACGCGTTGATGTGGTCGGCGGGCTGCTACTGGCGGTGATCCTGGGACTGCTGACGATCGGCCTGTACAACCCAGACCCCAGCGCCAAGCAGGCGCTTCCCAACCACGGTGCGGCGTACCTGTTGTTTGCGGCGATCGCGCTGGTGGCGTTCGTGGTGTGGGAGATCAAGTCGCCGACGAAGCTGCTCGACCCGGCCGGCGCCCGGATTGGCCCGTTTCTGGCCGCGTTGGGCTCCTCGCTCTGCGCCGGCGCCGCACTAATGGTCACCCTGGTTGATGTCGAACTGTTCGGCCAGGGTGTGCTCGGCAAGACCCAGAACGAGGCGGCGATGCTGCTGCTGTGGTTCCTGGCCGCACTGCCCGTCGGCGCCGTGGTGGGCGGCGCGATCGCCACCGCGGTCGGTGACCGGCTGGTCACGTTCGTCGGGCTGCTGATCGCCGCCGGGGGCTACTGGCTGATCTCCAAGTGGCCGGTCGACCTGATGGCCTACCACCACGATGTCCTCGGCTTGAGCCTTCCGGCGGCACACACCGACCAGGTGCTAGCCGGCTTCGGTTTGGGCCTGGTGATTGGCCCGCTGACCTCAGCAGTGATGCGCGTGGTGCCGCCGCGGGAGCACGGTATTGCCGCGGCGGGTGTGGTGGTGGCCCGGATGACCGGGATGCTGATCGGCATGGCCGCCCTGTCGGCGTGGGGCCTGTACCGGTTCAACCAGATCCTGGCCGGCCTGCCCAAGATGCCCGGCGGCAGCCTGGCCGAGAAGATGGCCGCAACCGCGGCCAACTCCAAGCTGGCCTTCGCCATGATGTACGGCGAGATCTTCGGGATCACCGCCATCATCTGTGTGGTCGGCGCGGTGCTCGGATTGTTCATCGGCAGCAACGACGTGCACGCCGACGACCCGGAAGTGCCCGAGCCGGAGGCTGCCATCTCGCGGTGA
- a CDS encoding riboflavin synthase translates to MFTGIVEELGELVGREDLADAARLVIQGPTVTSDARHGDSIAVNGVCLTVVDVQPGGRFSADVMRETLERSSLGSLQVGSSVNLERAAALNSRLGGHIVQGHVDGTGRVLSRTPGQHWDVVRIGLPASLARYVVEKGSITVDGTSLTVSGLGADPDDFFEVSLIPTTLELTTLGRAPVGTVVNLEVDVIAKYVERLVTKPTE, encoded by the coding sequence ATGTTCACCGGAATCGTCGAGGAGCTGGGCGAGCTGGTCGGCCGAGAGGACCTCGCCGACGCTGCGCGCCTGGTCATCCAGGGCCCCACCGTCACCTCCGACGCCCGCCACGGCGACTCGATCGCCGTCAACGGCGTGTGCTTGACCGTCGTCGATGTACAACCCGGCGGCCGGTTCAGCGCCGACGTGATGCGCGAGACGCTGGAGCGGTCCAGCCTGGGATCGTTGCAGGTCGGAAGCTCGGTGAACCTGGAACGTGCGGCCGCTCTGAACAGCCGGCTGGGCGGCCACATCGTGCAGGGCCACGTCGACGGCACCGGGCGAGTGCTGTCCCGCACCCCCGGGCAGCACTGGGACGTGGTGCGGATCGGGCTGCCGGCGTCGCTGGCGCGCTACGTGGTGGAGAAGGGCTCGATCACCGTGGACGGAACCTCGCTGACGGTCTCCGGACTGGGTGCTGACCCCGACGACTTCTTTGAAGTCTCGCTGATACCGACCACCTTGGAACTGACCACCCTGGGCCGGGCGCCGGTCGGCACGGTGGTGAATCTCGAGGTGGACGTGATCGCCAAGTACGTCGAGCGACTGGTGACAAAGCCCACGGAATGA
- a CDS encoding LppX_LprAFG lipoprotein encodes MSPMRRLLIALATATTAAALFAGCSSKDAGGPLPDATTLVKESATTTANLKSAHLALSVTGQIKNLPVKSLEGDLTTQPTTAAKGSATIMMLGSDVDAKFVVIDGDLYAAITGDDYDNYGSADKIYDVAAILSPEKGLANMLSNLTDAKAAGRDTINGQKAVRITGNAPADAVNSLAPQLKATAPTPATVWIQEDGDHQLVQAQLTPSAGNAIQMTLSNWNAAVTIEKPAGA; translated from the coding sequence ATGTCCCCCATGCGCAGACTTCTCATTGCCCTGGCCACCGCGACCACTGCCGCCGCGCTGTTCGCGGGCTGTTCTTCCAAGGATGCCGGCGGACCGTTGCCGGACGCTACGACGCTGGTCAAGGAATCGGCCACCACCACCGCCAACCTCAAGAGCGCGCACCTGGCGCTCTCGGTGACCGGCCAGATCAAGAACCTCCCGGTCAAGTCCCTTGAGGGCGACCTGACCACCCAGCCGACCACCGCGGCCAAAGGCAGCGCGACCATCATGATGCTGGGCTCGGATGTCGACGCCAAGTTCGTCGTGATCGATGGCGATCTCTACGCGGCGATCACCGGTGATGACTACGACAACTACGGCTCGGCCGACAAGATCTACGACGTTGCCGCGATTCTGAGCCCGGAAAAGGGCTTGGCCAACATGCTGTCCAACCTGACTGACGCGAAGGCCGCCGGCCGCGACACCATCAACGGCCAGAAGGCCGTCCGGATCACCGGCAACGCGCCCGCCGACGCCGTGAACTCCCTGGCGCCGCAGCTCAAAGCCACCGCTCCGACCCCGGCCACCGTCTGGATCCAGGAGGACGGTGACCACCAGCTGGTTCAGGCCCAGCTCACCCCCAGCGCGGGCAACGCCATCCAGATGACCCTGTCGAACTGGAATGCAGCTGTCACGATTGAGAAGCCGGCGGGAGCGTAA
- the rpe gene encoding ribulose-phosphate 3-epimerase produces MSRAMIAPSILSADFARLADEVAAVKGADWLHVDVMDAHFVPNLTLGLPVVQSLLAATDIPMDCHLMIEDPGRWAPPYAEAGAYNVTFHAEATENPVAVARDIRAAGAKAGLSIKPGTPLEPYLEILRDFDTLLVMSVEPGFGGQSFIPEVLSKVRAVRKLVDSGELSILVEIDGGINADTVEQAAEAGVDCFVAGSAVYSAADPGAAVESLRRQALAASPHLRA; encoded by the coding sequence ATGTCACGAGCCATGATCGCGCCGTCGATCCTGTCGGCCGATTTCGCCCGCCTCGCCGATGAGGTCGCCGCTGTCAAGGGTGCGGACTGGCTGCACGTCGATGTGATGGACGCCCATTTCGTTCCGAACCTGACCCTGGGCCTGCCGGTGGTGCAGAGTCTGCTGGCGGCCACGGACATCCCGATGGACTGCCATCTGATGATCGAGGATCCGGGACGCTGGGCGCCGCCCTACGCCGAGGCCGGCGCGTACAACGTCACGTTCCACGCCGAGGCCACCGAGAACCCGGTCGCCGTTGCCCGCGACATCCGCGCCGCGGGCGCCAAAGCCGGACTCAGCATCAAGCCCGGCACGCCACTGGAGCCCTACCTGGAGATCCTGCGGGACTTCGACACCTTACTGGTGATGTCGGTGGAACCCGGGTTCGGCGGGCAGTCCTTCATCCCCGAGGTGCTGAGCAAGGTGCGCGCCGTGCGCAAGCTGGTCGATTCCGGGGAGCTGAGCATCCTGGTGGAGATCGACGGCGGCATCAACGCCGACACCGTCGAACAGGCCGCCGAAGCCGGCGTCGACTGCTTCGTCGCCGGCTCGGCCGTCTACAGCGCCGCTGACCCGGGCGCCGCCGTTGAATCACTGCGCCGTCAGGCTCTGGCGGCGTCACCGCACCTGCGCGCATGA
- the ribD gene encoding bifunctional diaminohydroxyphosphoribosylaminopyrimidine deaminase/5-amino-6-(5-phosphoribosylamino)uracil reductase RibD produces MSTKGDGEHAVDHDASMLLAIEQAQRVKGNTYPNPPVGAVILDRDGRVVGVGGTRPAGEAHAEVVALRRAGELSAGGTAVITLEPCNHHGRTPPCVDALLASGVAQVVYAVDDPNPEARGGAARLADAGVQVISGVQATAVSTGPLREWLHKQRTGRPHVTWKYATSIDGRSAAADGSSQWITSEAARADLHRRRAAADAIVVGTGTVLVDDPTLTARLPDGTLADRQPLRVVVGQREISADAHVLNDDSRTMVIRTHDPDEVLRALSDRTDVLLEGGPTLAGAFLRAGAIDRILAYVAPILLGGPVTAVDDVGVSNIARALRWRFDTTEQIGPDLLLSLVPH; encoded by the coding sequence ATGAGCACCAAAGGCGACGGCGAGCATGCCGTCGACCATGACGCCTCGATGCTGCTGGCGATCGAACAGGCGCAGCGGGTCAAGGGCAACACCTACCCCAACCCACCAGTGGGTGCGGTCATTCTGGATCGCGACGGCCGGGTGGTCGGCGTCGGGGGAACCCGCCCGGCCGGCGAGGCGCACGCCGAAGTGGTGGCGTTGCGCCGGGCCGGTGAGCTGAGCGCAGGCGGTACGGCGGTCATCACGCTCGAGCCCTGCAATCACCACGGCAGAACCCCGCCGTGCGTGGATGCGCTGCTGGCCTCCGGGGTGGCACAGGTGGTCTACGCCGTCGACGACCCCAACCCTGAGGCGAGGGGCGGGGCGGCGCGGCTGGCCGACGCGGGCGTTCAGGTGATCTCCGGGGTGCAGGCCACGGCCGTGAGCACCGGACCGCTGCGGGAATGGCTGCACAAGCAACGCACCGGCCGCCCCCACGTCACCTGGAAGTACGCCACCAGCATCGACGGTCGCAGCGCCGCCGCCGACGGTTCCAGCCAGTGGATCACCAGCGAGGCGGCCCGGGCTGACCTGCACCGCCGTCGGGCGGCAGCCGACGCCATCGTGGTCGGAACCGGCACCGTGCTCGTCGACGATCCCACCTTGACCGCCCGGCTACCCGACGGCACCCTGGCTGACCGTCAGCCGCTGCGGGTAGTGGTGGGCCAGCGTGAGATCTCGGCGGACGCGCACGTGCTCAACGACGACTCGCGCACCATGGTGATCCGCACCCACGACCCGGACGAGGTACTGCGGGCACTCTCCGACCGCACCGACGTGCTGCTCGAGGGCGGCCCCACGTTGGCCGGGGCATTCCTACGAGCTGGAGCGATTGACCGCATCCTGGCCTACGTGGCACCGATCCTGCTAGGCGGACCGGTCACCGCCGTCGACGACGTCGGCGTATCCAACATTGCCCGGGCACTGCGCTGGCGATTCGACACCACGGAGCAGATCGGCCCCGACCTGCTGCTGAGTTTGGTGCCGCACTAG